A stretch of Desulfobacter hydrogenophilus DNA encodes these proteins:
- a CDS encoding flavodoxin family protein has translation MKVVGFNGSPNKKGNTACSLNMVFEELENAGIETEMIQVGKKKIQGCTACHDCVKKQNEACSFDDDPVNEWIQKIKAADGILLGSPVHFSGVAGTMKSFLDRAFFVASVNGGLFRNKVGAAVAAVRRSGGISTVDSLNHYINYSEMVMPSSNYWNVAHGLAPGEMRQDGEGKQIMAVLGKNMAWIMKIIEHGKVQFPAPEPVTKTMTNFIR, from the coding sequence ATGAAAGTTGTTGGATTTAATGGCAGCCCTAATAAAAAGGGAAATACAGCTTGTTCACTGAACATGGTTTTTGAAGAACTGGAAAATGCCGGAATTGAAACGGAGATGATCCAGGTCGGAAAAAAAAAGATACAGGGATGCACTGCCTGTCACGATTGTGTAAAAAAACAAAATGAAGCATGTTCCTTTGATGACGATCCGGTTAATGAATGGATTCAGAAGATCAAGGCAGCCGACGGCATTTTGCTTGGTTCGCCTGTTCATTTTTCCGGTGTTGCAGGGACAATGAAATCCTTCCTTGACAGAGCGTTTTTCGTTGCTTCGGTTAACGGCGGCCTGTTCCGGAACAAGGTCGGCGCCGCTGTTGCAGCTGTCCGGCGATCAGGCGGAATTTCAACAGTTGATTCCCTTAATCATTATATCAATTACTCCGAAATGGTCATGCCCTCTTCAAATTACTGGAATGTGGCACATGGTCTTGCCCCAGGGGAAATGAGGCAGGATGGAGAAGGTAAACAAATCATGGCGGTTTTAGGTAAAAATATGGCATGGATCATGAAAATTATCGAACACGGAAAAGTACAATTCCCTGCCCCTGAACCGGTTACCAAAACCATGACCAATTTTATCAGGTAA
- a CDS encoding YifB family Mg chelatase-like AAA ATPase, whose protein sequence is MIAKMKSCAVNGFEAIIVDVEVDITLGLPVFNMVGLAETAVRESRDRVRSALQNAGYTFPMDRVVVNLAPADFKKEGTGLDLPVALGILCAQGLFQASSAASWLFAGELSLDGYLRPVKAALPFALAARDNGFKGIILPKENGAQASLVKDIKVLAPSHLAQVVDFLAEKANLTPLEPDLSMLLETGGADRENDFSHVRGQTHVKRAMEVAAAGHHHILLNGPAGSGKSLMAKCLPGIMPEPSFEEAMEIAKVYSVAGVSREPGQPLGARPFRSPHHSISDAGLVGGGTVPKPGEITLSHNGVLFLDELPEFRRSVLEVLRQPIEEGVITIARANAKATYPCRFMLAGAMNPCPCGNLTNPDRECTCTPAKIEQYKNKISGPLMDRMDILVEVPRLSFNEMTADGHRESSECIRKRVEKARDIQAHRFKKAGITCFSNADMGPKLLQRFCPLDAQSRRVVEQAMKQFNLSGRAYASILKLARTIADLADAPDIRKPHVLEAVQYKRLDQARDDFS, encoded by the coding sequence ATGATAGCAAAAATGAAATCCTGTGCCGTAAACGGATTTGAGGCCATTATTGTCGATGTTGAAGTAGACATCACACTGGGGTTGCCGGTATTCAATATGGTGGGACTGGCTGAGACTGCGGTCCGGGAAAGCCGGGACAGAGTCCGGTCTGCTCTGCAGAATGCCGGATACACCTTCCCCATGGACAGAGTGGTGGTGAACCTGGCGCCTGCAGATTTCAAAAAAGAGGGTACAGGCCTGGACCTTCCCGTGGCGTTGGGAATTCTTTGTGCCCAGGGTTTATTCCAGGCATCTTCAGCGGCATCCTGGCTGTTTGCCGGGGAATTGTCCCTGGACGGGTATCTGCGGCCGGTTAAGGCCGCACTGCCTTTTGCCCTGGCTGCCCGGGACAATGGATTCAAAGGCATTATCCTGCCCAAAGAAAACGGTGCGCAAGCCTCGCTTGTTAAAGATATTAAAGTCCTGGCCCCGAGCCATCTGGCCCAGGTGGTGGATTTTTTGGCTGAAAAGGCAAACCTTACGCCCCTGGAACCGGACTTGTCCATGCTTCTGGAGACCGGTGGTGCCGATCGAGAAAACGATTTCTCCCATGTCCGGGGCCAGACCCATGTAAAACGGGCCATGGAAGTGGCGGCAGCAGGGCATCATCATATCCTGCTCAACGGTCCGGCAGGATCCGGAAAAAGCCTGATGGCAAAATGCCTGCCGGGGATCATGCCGGAACCGTCCTTTGAAGAGGCCATGGAAATCGCCAAGGTTTATTCGGTGGCCGGGGTCTCCCGGGAACCGGGTCAGCCTTTGGGCGCACGGCCTTTCAGGTCCCCCCACCATTCCATTTCCGATGCCGGACTTGTAGGCGGCGGCACAGTGCCTAAACCCGGGGAAATTACGCTGTCCCATAACGGCGTACTGTTTCTGGATGAATTACCTGAATTCCGGCGCAGTGTGCTGGAGGTTCTGCGCCAGCCTATAGAAGAAGGCGTCATCACTATAGCCCGGGCCAACGCCAAGGCCACTTACCCATGCCGGTTTATGCTGGCAGGTGCCATGAACCCCTGCCCCTGCGGCAATCTCACCAATCCGGACAGGGAATGCACCTGCACCCCGGCAAAAATTGAGCAGTACAAAAACAAAATCTCAGGCCCGCTCATGGACAGAATGGACATCCTTGTGGAGGTTCCCCGGTTATCATTTAATGAAATGACGGCAGACGGGCACCGGGAATCTTCCGAATGCATCCGGAAACGGGTGGAAAAGGCCCGGGACATCCAGGCCCACCGATTTAAAAAAGCCGGGATAACATGTTTTTCCAATGCAGACATGGGCCCAAAGCTTTTGCAGCGATTTTGTCCCCTGGATGCCCAAAGCCGCCGGGTGGTTGAACAGGCCATGAAACAATTTAACCTGTCTGGCCGGGCCTATGCCTCCATATTAAAACTTGCCAGAACCATCGCGGATCTGGCAGATGCCCCCGATATACGCAAACCCCATGTTCTTGAGGCGGTTCAGTACAAACGCCTGGACCAGGCCCGGGATGACTTTAGCTGA
- the lpxC gene encoding UDP-3-O-acyl-N-acetylglucosamine deacetylase, producing the protein MNSFYNQQTIAGKVTLSGTGVHSGKKTNLTIRPAEENHGIKFRRIDLPGTPDIPALFKLVVDTSLATVIGDNGAIVSTIEHLMASFSGLGIDNALVEVDDYEIPIMDGSARAFTRAITNVGVVEQDRPKHLFIVNEPIEIVQADKWVRVEPEPCFKISCTIDFNHPLIGLQKIVYDRAKHNFEQEICGARTFGFVKDIELLKRFSLGKGGSLDNAIVIDNDKILNKDGLRYPDEFVRHKLLDCLGDFSLLGMPIQGHIITHKSGHHLNHLFIKKFLDEKQAWETGPAKR; encoded by the coding sequence ATGAATAGTTTTTATAATCAGCAAACCATCGCCGGAAAGGTGACCCTTTCGGGAACGGGGGTCCATTCGGGTAAAAAGACAAACTTGACCATCAGGCCGGCCGAGGAAAACCACGGGATTAAATTTCGGCGTATTGATTTGCCCGGAACTCCGGATATTCCGGCTCTTTTCAAACTGGTGGTGGATACCAGCCTTGCCACGGTTATCGGGGATAATGGTGCCATTGTTTCCACCATTGAGCATTTGATGGCAAGTTTTTCAGGCCTTGGCATTGACAATGCCCTGGTGGAGGTGGACGATTATGAGATTCCCATCATGGACGGATCAGCCAGGGCATTTACCCGGGCGATAACCAACGTGGGCGTGGTGGAGCAAGATAGGCCTAAACACCTTTTTATTGTGAATGAACCCATAGAAATTGTCCAGGCAGATAAATGGGTCAGGGTGGAACCCGAACCCTGCTTCAAAATTTCCTGCACCATTGATTTCAATCATCCGCTGATCGGTCTGCAAAAAATTGTCTATGACAGGGCAAAGCATAACTTTGAGCAGGAGATCTGCGGGGCCCGGACCTTTGGGTTTGTGAAAGATATTGAACTGTTGAAACGATTCAGCCTTGGCAAAGGCGGAAGCCTTGACAACGCCATTGTGATTGATAATGATAAAATTTTGAATAAGGACGGACTGCGGTATCCCGATGAATTTGTCCGGCACAAGCTGCTGGACTGCCTTGGGGATTTTTCTCTTCTGGGAATGCCCATCCAGGGGCATATTATCACCCATAAATCCGGGCATCACCTGAACCATCTGTTTATAAAAAAATTTCTTGATGAAAAGCAGGCTTGGGAAACGGGCCCTGCAAAGCGCTGA
- a CDS encoding PAS domain-containing protein — MNRATKIYSTPGFILPIFFLLVLFCPGMNAHAKKNIRVGYFEKTPIIFTTEGKEAKGLAVDFLNDVAIEQNWALEFIKGNLRQTLERVMSGEVDLIVPIGYTPMRDSKMDFTESAFFETWGCLYTLHRGTVRTLADLEGKRVGQVRASLFNAVFKKMMNDLRIHCEFVEVQGYAELLNGLLSGEFDGAVGERLAILFVNREQAQKIDQAVVFNPFSLYVAAAEGDPKDLLAPITRYIGAEKQDPDSRFNRYKNYWLSNIIVGASPVLLSLVWVFILVLLVLAGYICSRLPVVRRTLGMTEIVQHRVSSNILMVTIGFVLLLWGGDILFQYYVIEGFISFSEAVFPIHNPQKVLMRFLIIMIILAAGILISRVFSRLADQHDLTKKQEERLNLALYAANDGVWDWHLDEREIFYDDRYYTMAGYAPREFPYLLQEWEKRIHPDDVTVVKKAINDYILGDQDFFDQEFRFRRKSGRYFWIRSKGKIAARDKDGAPVRFIGTHSDIDQIKQAEKARDEAYKIINNSPMVAFIWKNETGWPVEFVTDNIETVLGYQAHELLSGTIQYERLIHPEDLERVMLETVDYSRDKNCDAFIHHPYRLFTKNGSIRWVDDRTYIKRNQVGEITHYHGVLLDITDRKRMEEIMVQNEKMLSVGGLAAGMAHEINNPLAGMIQTAEVMGKRLRAQPRIPANEKAALELGTSMEIIEAFMDARGISRMLTAIRESGKRIAEIVSNMLSFARKSDAVVSSHDIGQLLDKTLELATTDYDLKKNYDFKKIKIKREYDPDLPLVPCESAKIQQVLLNIFRNGAQAMHTAGVENPAFTIRTSLDRTRGMVCMEIRDNGPGMDEHEQKRIFEPFYTTKPIGLGTGLGLSVSYFIIAENHNGEMRVESRPGQGANFIILLPVSIV, encoded by the coding sequence TTGAATAGAGCTACCAAAATTTATTCCACTCCTGGTTTCATATTGCCGATATTCTTTCTTCTTGTTTTATTCTGTCCGGGTATGAACGCCCACGCAAAAAAAAATATCCGTGTCGGGTATTTTGAAAAAACTCCCATTATTTTTACAACAGAGGGAAAAGAGGCCAAGGGTCTGGCGGTTGATTTTTTAAACGATGTTGCCATAGAGCAGAACTGGGCGCTTGAATTTATAAAAGGAAATCTTCGCCAGACCCTGGAAAGGGTCATGTCAGGTGAAGTCGATCTTATTGTTCCCATCGGTTATACGCCGATGCGGGACAGTAAAATGGATTTTACAGAGAGTGCCTTTTTCGAGACATGGGGGTGTTTATACACCCTTCACAGGGGGACGGTCAGGACATTGGCGGACCTTGAAGGGAAACGGGTCGGCCAGGTGAGGGCCTCCTTGTTTAATGCCGTATTCAAAAAAATGATGAATGATTTGAGAATTCATTGCGAATTTGTTGAAGTCCAAGGCTATGCTGAGCTTCTCAACGGTCTGTTATCAGGGGAATTTGATGGGGCTGTCGGGGAACGGCTTGCCATCCTTTTTGTCAACCGGGAACAGGCCCAAAAAATAGATCAGGCTGTTGTTTTTAATCCTTTTTCCCTGTATGTCGCTGCTGCCGAAGGTGATCCCAAAGACTTGCTGGCTCCTATAACCCGCTATATCGGTGCTGAAAAACAGGATCCTGATTCAAGGTTTAACAGATATAAAAATTACTGGCTGTCCAATATCATCGTCGGTGCTTCTCCTGTTTTACTCTCGCTGGTGTGGGTTTTTATCCTGGTTTTGCTGGTACTGGCCGGATATATCTGTTCTCGTCTCCCTGTTGTGAGACGCACTTTGGGGATGACCGAAATTGTTCAGCACAGGGTCAGCAGCAATATTCTCATGGTAACCATAGGCTTTGTATTGCTCCTCTGGGGAGGGGATATTCTTTTCCAATACTATGTTATAGAGGGATTCATATCATTTTCAGAAGCCGTATTCCCGATTCATAATCCCCAGAAAGTTCTTATGCGCTTTTTGATTATTATGATTATTCTGGCCGCCGGTATCCTTATTTCCAGAGTGTTTTCCAGGCTGGCAGATCAGCATGATCTGACCAAAAAACAGGAGGAAAGACTAAACCTGGCATTGTATGCGGCCAATGATGGTGTCTGGGACTGGCATCTGGATGAACGTGAAATTTTTTATGATGACCGGTATTACACCATGGCCGGGTATGCGCCCCGTGAATTTCCATACTTGTTGCAGGAATGGGAAAAAAGGATTCATCCCGATGATGTCACAGTGGTTAAAAAAGCCATCAATGATTATATCCTGGGAGACCAAGATTTTTTTGATCAGGAATTCAGGTTCCGGCGTAAAAGCGGCCGTTATTTCTGGATTCGTTCCAAAGGGAAAATTGCTGCCCGGGATAAAGACGGTGCCCCGGTCCGGTTTATCGGAACCCATTCGGATATTGACCAGATAAAGCAGGCGGAAAAAGCAAGGGATGAAGCTTATAAAATTATCAACAACAGCCCAATGGTTGCTTTTATATGGAAAAATGAAACCGGCTGGCCCGTTGAATTTGTGACGGATAATATTGAAACGGTTTTGGGTTATCAGGCTCATGAACTGCTGTCCGGCACAATTCAATATGAACGGCTGATCCATCCCGAAGACCTGGAAAGGGTAATGCTGGAAACTGTGGATTACAGCCGGGATAAGAACTGTGACGCCTTTATTCACCATCCCTACCGCCTGTTTACTAAAAACGGAAGCATCCGGTGGGTGGACGACCGGACCTATATTAAAAGAAATCAGGTCGGAGAAATAACCCATTATCATGGCGTGTTGCTGGATATTACAGATCGAAAACGAATGGAAGAAATCATGGTCCAGAATGAAAAAATGCTTTCTGTGGGCGGCCTTGCTGCCGGCATGGCCCATGAAATCAACAACCCTCTGGCCGGGATGATTCAGACCGCTGAGGTTATGGGTAAACGCCTGCGTGCCCAACCAAGAATCCCGGCCAATGAAAAAGCAGCTCTTGAGCTTGGCACCAGCATGGAAATCATTGAGGCTTTTATGGATGCCAGGGGAATTTCCAGAATGCTGACGGCTATAAGGGAATCGGGTAAAAGGATTGCCGAGATTGTATCCAATATGCTCAGTTTTGCCCGAAAAAGCGATGCTGTGGTTTCATCTCATGATATAGGGCAGCTCCTTGACAAAACTCTTGAACTTGCGACAACAGACTATGATTTAAAAAAGAATTACGATTTTAAAAAAATTAAAATAAAAAGGGAATATGATCCGGACCTCCCCCTGGTTCCTTGTGAGTCGGCTAAAATTCAACAGGTCTTATTAAATATTTTTAGAAACGGGGCTCAGGCCATGCACACTGCCGGAGTTGAAAACCCTGCGTTTACCATCCGCACAAGTCTGGATCGGACCAGGGGGATGGTTTGCATGGAAATCAGGGATAATGGCCCAGGTATGGATGAGCATGAACAGAAACGGATTTTTGAACCTTTTTATACCACCAAACCGATAGGCTTAGGCACTGGTTTGGGTCTCAGTGTTTCCTATTTTATCATCGCGGAAAATCATAATGGTGAGATGAGAGTGGAATCCAGGCCCGGGCAGGGTGCTAATTTTATTATTCTTCTGCCGGTTTCCATTGTATAG
- a CDS encoding Hsp33 family molecular chaperone HslO — protein sequence MIKKDIFNHDVKAQFQASAKDRLYRFLMADDQIKGVVVHATRMVKEMQANHDLGPLETLVLGQAYIAAVLMSAPLKGRDRIAMKIQCSGPIKGLDVEANAFGEIRGYLKSNPIEVENPEKIKWLSTLYGAGFLSVTRYIEDTNRPYTGQIALVHGSIAEDLAEYFLTSEQIPSGFSLSVAFDENENITGAGGIFLQALPGAQPDNVARAETMIRKIDDLGHRFAQNQTPEFIIETGFSDLSPRFLDSSRVEFYCRCTKDRMADHLKNLPKEDHTDILANGPFPLELRCHHCNSVYRFSQKELTGILRTAD from the coding sequence ATGATAAAAAAAGACATATTTAACCATGATGTAAAAGCCCAGTTCCAGGCCTCGGCCAAAGACCGGCTGTATCGTTTTTTAATGGCGGATGATCAGATCAAAGGGGTAGTGGTACATGCCACCCGGATGGTCAAGGAGATGCAGGCAAACCATGATCTGGGGCCTTTGGAAACGCTGGTTCTCGGCCAGGCATACATTGCCGCTGTCCTGATGAGCGCTCCCCTGAAAGGCCGGGACCGGATTGCAATGAAGATTCAGTGTTCCGGTCCCATAAAGGGCCTTGATGTGGAGGCCAATGCCTTTGGGGAGATCCGCGGATATTTAAAGTCCAACCCCATTGAAGTAGAAAATCCGGAAAAAATCAAGTGGTTGTCCACTCTTTACGGGGCGGGGTTTTTGTCAGTGACCAGATACATAGAAGATACAAACCGCCCCTATACCGGCCAAATTGCCCTGGTCCACGGCTCCATTGCCGAAGATCTGGCTGAATACTTTCTGACCTCGGAACAGATTCCTTCCGGCTTTAGCCTGAGCGTGGCCTTTGATGAAAATGAAAACATTACCGGTGCCGGTGGTATATTTCTACAGGCGCTGCCGGGTGCCCAACCCGACAACGTTGCCCGGGCCGAAACCATGATCCGGAAAATCGACGATTTAGGCCACCGTTTTGCCCAAAATCAGACACCGGAATTCATCATTGAGACCGGTTTTTCTGACCTGTCACCGCGGTTTCTGGACAGTTCCCGTGTGGAATTTTACTGCCGGTGCACAAAGGATCGAATGGCAGACCACCTTAAAAACCTACCCAAAGAAGACCATACCGATATCCTGGCAAACGGTCCGTTTCCATTGGAACTTCGATGCCATCACTGTAATTCCGTCTACCGGTTCAGCCAGAAGGAGTTAACCGGCATTCTTAGGACGGCAGATTAA
- the aqpZ gene encoding aquaporin Z, protein MNKYGAEFFGTFWLVLGGCGSAVLAAAFPDVGIGLLGVALAFGLTVLTMAFAIGHISGCHLNPAVSFGLWAGGRFPAKELPPYIIAQVLGGITAGGVLYLIASGKAGFDLSAGFASNGYGAHSPGGYSLLAALITEVVMTMMFLVVILGATDQRAPQGFAPIAIGLCLTLIHLISIPVTNTSVNPARSTGVALFAGDWAIAQLWLFWLAPIIGALLGALVYRFIGSEKQ, encoded by the coding sequence ATGAACAAGTATGGTGCCGAGTTTTTTGGAACATTCTGGTTGGTTCTCGGCGGCTGTGGTAGTGCCGTTTTAGCGGCTGCTTTCCCGGATGTTGGTATAGGACTGCTTGGTGTCGCACTGGCATTTGGTCTCACCGTCCTTACGATGGCCTTTGCCATCGGACACATATCCGGCTGTCATTTGAATCCCGCGGTTTCGTTTGGTCTCTGGGCAGGCGGCCGTTTCCCGGCAAAAGAGCTGCCGCCCTACATTATTGCGCAAGTCCTGGGCGGCATAACAGCAGGTGGGGTTCTGTATCTGATTGCCAGTGGTAAGGCGGGGTTTGACCTTTCCGCAGGTTTTGCGTCAAACGGCTACGGCGCCCATTCACCGGGTGGGTATAGTTTGCTGGCCGCACTGATAACTGAAGTGGTGATGACCATGATGTTTCTTGTCGTTATTCTTGGCGCTACCGATCAACGAGCACCGCAAGGTTTCGCACCCATTGCAATTGGCTTATGCCTGACGCTCATCCATTTAATCAGCATCCCGGTAACAAATACTTCCGTAAATCCTGCGCGTAGCACCGGCGTAGCTCTTTTTGCCGGCGACTGGGCGATTGCACAGCTTTGGCTTTTCTGGTTAGCCCCGATCATTGGCGCTCTGCTTGGCGCTTTAGTCTATCGTTTTATCGGTAGTGAGAAACAATAG
- a CDS encoding HD domain-containing protein produces MMTHDDFLKIEKQFYAYTKPFVDRAKDSYPFELKREHTARVCRAMKMLCASLDLDGPKTARACAAAMVHDMGRFPQFAVFHTYSDASSKNHAALGCREIVKSNILSHLSATDKQLILRAVALHNRPRLSGKFGNDLSLLARLLRDADKIDIFNVMKDHYLNPDSSHDFLTYNLHDDGKIPIMAAQALLKTRQNHLSYVTTLNNMRVFQAGMVYDLNFPAAAVAILDLEVIPVLLSGIPSSDLITRLEQSLLEHLEFLAAQQVL; encoded by the coding sequence ATGATGACCCACGATGATTTTTTAAAAATAGAAAAACAGTTTTACGCGTATACCAAGCCCTTTGTGGACAGGGCCAAAGATTCCTACCCATTTGAGCTTAAACGGGAACACACTGCCCGGGTTTGCAGAGCCATGAAAATGCTTTGCGCATCCCTTGATCTTGACGGCCCGAAAACTGCCCGGGCTTGTGCTGCTGCCATGGTTCATGATATGGGGCGATTCCCTCAGTTTGCGGTTTTTCATACCTATTCCGATGCCAGTTCCAAAAATCATGCAGCTTTAGGGTGTCGGGAAATAGTGAAAAGCAACATTCTTTCCCATTTATCCGCCACAGACAAGCAGTTGATTTTGCGGGCAGTGGCCTTGCATAATCGTCCCCGGCTTTCCGGGAAGTTCGGGAATGATTTAAGCCTTTTGGCCCGCCTGCTCAGGGATGCGGACAAGATTGATATTTTTAATGTAATGAAAGATCATTATCTGAATCCGGATTCAAGCCACGATTTTCTTACCTATAATCTGCACGATGACGGCAAAATACCTATAATGGCTGCCCAGGCCCTTCTTAAAACCCGGCAAAACCATTTGAGCTACGTAACCACACTCAATAACATGAGGGTTTTTCAGGCCGGGATGGTTTATGATTTAAATTTCCCTGCAGCAGCAGTTGCTATCCTGGATCTGGAAGTTATTCCTGTCCTGTTAAGTGGTATTCCTTCATCAGATTTGATTACCAGACTGGAACAATCGCTTTTGGAGCATCTGGAATTTCTTGCCGCACAACAAGTCCTTTAA
- a CDS encoding two-component system sensor histidine kinase NtrB, whose protein sequence is MVLLIEDHIRLVFVLLLALFITGFLWFFTWYQDIVFKHAQERLRDDALVIAESLWRYEPPPIAYLILSARSHSYRTVQVIDDSQKEYAAVKGPTPSFPDRLLARVGVLPVVELEEPVRYQSRTIGRIEVDWQNRAAFIYFYVIICQILLFAGLWFFLNLYLAKKTLEARVKERTADLRESQARLQSILDSMPSVLIGVDPAGNITLWNRRAEQVSGFLTEEVLDHPLEKVYPRLAPRMDQVREAIATRREKVSKKQVRMQDNRVCYEDITVFPLVANGVEGAVVRVDDITDQIRMEEMMVQSEKMLSLGGLAAGMAHEINNPLAGIIQTANVMKVRLEDIDMAANKRAASDIGICTEQVRAFMEKRGIFRMLEAINESGARVADIVDNMLSFARKSDTIVSSHDPGKLMDSILELAATDYDLKKQYDFKTIKIVKEYEKNLPMIPCEGAKVQQVILNILRNGAQAMVDAGGNQPCFILRISTEVDPGMLRMEIQDNGPGMTREVRKRIFEPFFTTKPPGVGTGLGLSVSYFIITENHRGTMGVSSAPGKGANFIIRLPLILPSPEIRETKEAGNDA, encoded by the coding sequence ATGGTGCTTTTAATTGAAGATCATATCCGGCTGGTATTTGTGCTGCTGCTGGCTTTGTTTATCACGGGGTTTTTATGGTTTTTTACCTGGTATCAGGATATTGTTTTTAAACATGCACAAGAGCGGCTCAGGGATGATGCCCTTGTCATTGCAGAGTCCCTGTGGCGGTACGAGCCGCCCCCAATTGCTTATCTGATACTGTCTGCCCGGTCTCACAGCTACAGGACGGTGCAGGTTATTGACGATTCACAAAAAGAATATGCCGCGGTTAAGGGTCCGACTCCTTCGTTTCCAGATCGTCTGCTGGCACGGGTCGGGGTGCTGCCGGTGGTTGAACTGGAAGAACCGGTCAGGTACCAGAGCCGGACCATCGGCCGCATAGAGGTGGACTGGCAGAACCGGGCCGCTTTTATCTATTTTTATGTGATCATATGCCAGATACTGCTATTTGCCGGTCTCTGGTTTTTCTTAAATTTGTATCTTGCAAAGAAAACCCTGGAAGCGCGGGTTAAAGAACGTACGGCAGATCTCAGGGAGAGTCAGGCACGGCTCCAGTCCATCCTGGATTCTATGCCTTCGGTACTCATCGGTGTGGATCCGGCAGGGAATATTACCCTGTGGAACAGAAGGGCGGAACAGGTCTCGGGATTTCTTACCGAAGAGGTCCTGGATCACCCCCTGGAAAAGGTCTATCCCCGGTTGGCTCCCAGGATGGACCAGGTAAGGGAAGCCATTGCCACCCGCAGGGAGAAGGTGAGTAAGAAGCAGGTCCGGATGCAGGACAATCGGGTCTGTTATGAGGATATCACCGTATTTCCCCTGGTGGCCAACGGAGTGGAGGGGGCGGTGGTCCGTGTGGACGATATCACCGATCAGATCAGGATGGAAGAGATGATGGTCCAGTCTGAAAAAATGCTTTCCCTGGGTGGACTGGCTGCGGGAATGGCCCACGAGATCAACAACCCCCTGGCCGGGATTATACAGACCGCCAATGTGATGAAAGTCCGACTTGAGGATATCGACATGGCGGCAAATAAACGGGCGGCATCCGACATCGGCATCTGTACGGAACAGGTCCGGGCATTTATGGAAAAGCGGGGCATTTTCAGAATGCTTGAGGCCATCAATGAATCCGGGGCCCGGGTGGCCGACATTGTGGATAACATGCTCAGTTTTGCCAGGAAATCCGATACAATTGTTTCTTCCCACGATCCCGGAAAACTCATGGACAGTATTCTGGAGTTGGCTGCTACGGATTATGATCTTAAAAAGCAGTATGATTTTAAAACCATTAAAATTGTCAAGGAATATGAAAAGAATCTGCCCATGATTCCCTGTGAAGGGGCGAAAGTACAACAGGTAATTTTGAATATCCTGAGAAACGGGGCCCAGGCTATGGTGGACGCCGGTGGTAACCAGCCCTGCTTTATTCTGAGGATTTCAACGGAGGTTGACCCCGGCATGCTGAGAATGGAGATTCAGGACAACGGCCCGGGCATGACCCGGGAGGTCCGGAAACGGATATTCGAACCCTTTTTTACCACCAAGCCCCCCGGAGTGGGTACCGGCCTAGGCCTGTCCGTATCTTATTTTATTATTACGGAAAATCACAGGGGCACAATGGGGGTATCTTCCGCACCGGGCAAAGGGGCGAATTTTATTATCCGCCTTCCTCTGATCCTGCCTTCTCCGGAGATAAGAGAGACTAAGGAGGCTGGAAACGATGCTTGA
- a CDS encoding substrate-binding periplasmic protein gives MRKLSGIIGIVFVLVFPGIVMAHAGLTIAYPNFYPFFIQKGDGKMTGFFYEIISEALDKRIGVAVHWRPMPWKRCQEEVRAGRYDAMVTVPTPERLTYCQTHEDPFYIKKMTLFTYAGHPDLDRIRTIGSVRDIKAMGYCVVTYSGNGWHNKHISSLGIPSWETSEVHNVWKMLAARRGDLVIEWPPGARLGMEKAGVTDKIIDTGITLESMPFHLMIHNGSGYTRILKRFNRTINDMAGDGTMTDILGAYGITSF, from the coding sequence ATGAGAAAATTGTCAGGTATTATCGGCATTGTTTTTGTGTTGGTATTTCCCGGCATTGTCATGGCCCATGCCGGTCTAACCATTGCTTATCCTAATTTTTATCCTTTTTTTATCCAGAAAGGTGACGGCAAAATGACCGGTTTCTTTTACGAAATTATTTCAGAGGCTCTGGATAAGCGCATAGGGGTCGCCGTCCACTGGCGACCGATGCCCTGGAAGCGGTGCCAGGAGGAGGTGCGGGCCGGCAGATACGATGCAATGGTAACCGTTCCCACACCGGAACGGCTCACCTATTGTCAGACCCATGAAGATCCTTTTTATATTAAGAAAATGACCCTGTTCACTTATGCGGGACATCCGGACCTGGACCGGATCCGGACTATCGGATCAGTTCGGGATATTAAGGCCATGGGATACTGCGTGGTAACATACAGCGGCAACGGGTGGCATAACAAACACATCTCAAGCCTGGGTATTCCCTCCTGGGAAACCAGCGAAGTCCACAATGTCTGGAAAATGCTGGCCGCCAGAAGGGGGGATTTGGTGATTGAATGGCCGCCAGGGGCCCGGCTGGGCATGGAAAAAGCCGGGGTGACGGACAAAATTATTGACACCGGGATTACCCTTGAATCAATGCCTTTTCATCTCATGATTCATAATGGGTCGGGCTATACCCGTATCCTTAAGCGGTTTAACCGGACCATAAACGATATGGCCGGTGACGGCACCATGACAGATATACTTGGGGCCTACGGCATAACCTCATTCTGA